One genomic region from Deltaproteobacteria bacterium encodes:
- a CDS encoding NAD-dependent epimerase/dehydratase family protein has product MAERTALITGIAGGLAREAGRALQRRGYRVVGVDYRALPAPLGYPAEFVQASYNKTYIEDAFRQAQPEVVLHLGRVGNLKEQMGKRFDLNVIGSRKVMDLALKYGARRLVVLSTFHIYGAHPHNHIPINEEEPLRAGAEFPQLADAIQLDNQALQWLYRHPEVPTVILRPCNVIGSEIQNAMSNFLRMPAVPFMMGFDPMVQFIDQRDLVSALLAAIEGHAVGVFNVAGRGTVPWREALSATGSLQIPVPSPVASAYLRLAGLWSAAFPPYLINFFMYPCVITDDAFRRAASWEPEIGQLEAVRATVGVRGATPVGG; this is encoded by the coding sequence ATGGCCGAGCGCACCGCTCTCATCACCGGAATCGCCGGTGGCCTCGCACGAGAGGCAGGCCGAGCGCTGCAGCGGCGCGGCTACCGGGTGGTGGGGGTCGACTACCGTGCCCTCCCTGCGCCCCTCGGGTACCCCGCCGAGTTCGTCCAGGCCAGCTACAACAAGACCTACATCGAGGACGCGTTCCGCCAGGCCCAGCCCGAGGTCGTGCTCCACCTAGGGCGCGTGGGAAACCTGAAGGAGCAGATGGGGAAACGCTTCGACCTGAACGTGATCGGAAGCCGCAAGGTGATGGACCTGGCGCTGAAGTACGGGGCGCGGCGGCTCGTCGTGCTCTCCACGTTCCACATCTACGGGGCCCACCCGCACAATCACATTCCGATCAACGAGGAGGAGCCGCTGCGCGCCGGGGCCGAGTTCCCCCAGCTCGCCGACGCCATCCAGCTCGACAACCAGGCGCTGCAGTGGCTCTACCGGCACCCCGAGGTGCCGACCGTCATCCTCCGACCCTGCAACGTCATCGGTTCGGAGATCCAGAACGCGATGAGCAACTTCCTGCGCATGCCCGCGGTCCCCTTCATGATGGGGTTCGATCCGATGGTGCAGTTCATCGATCAGCGGGACCTGGTGAGCGCACTCCTCGCCGCCATCGAGGGGCATGCCGTCGGGGTCTTCAACGTGGCAGGGCGGGGTACCGTGCCCTGGCGCGAGGCCCTGTCCGCCACCGGGTCGCTGCAGATCCCCGTCCCGTCGCCGGTGGCCTCGGCCTACCTCCGCCTGGCCGGGCTCTGGTCGGCGGCCTTCCCGCCGTACTTGATCAACTTCTTCATGTACCCCTGCGTGATCACCGACGACGCCTTCCGGCGGGCCGCGTCGTGGGAGCCCGAGATCGGGCAGCTCGAAGCCGTCCGTGCGACCGTGGGAGTTCGCGGCGCGACACCCGTCGGGGGATGA
- a CDS encoding GGDEF domain-containing protein: protein MDRRNLTELEKAVLELEFHVAVTTAILGTLDLDEILGVILASITSDEGLGFRRACVFLDDDAGRTLRARLALTCPDPAVASETRVAARAGPRGGYANLLARLKTPSHNPASEALTAQLANFALPLHRLDALAASPHVLILHSEAPLVTVMARCLVNRAPFCSNALTLRHEVGGAAGEILEFRRVAIVPLLAVDRVIGAIVADNARFGPPVESDDLRRLHAMGNLAALAIDRGRLHAQTVAMAEVDGLTGVYNRRHYQEELRRALRASGGGRQPMSIVVFDLDHFKRYNDEAGHLVGDELLKDVARLLTEGVRQSDVVARYGGEEFVVLLKDTSGEAAVQVAEKLRQRVKAAALAGGRVSGLTLSAGVATAQAEDTPDELFDRADRALYRAKQAGRDQTRREVPPEAPSRRAGT from the coding sequence ATGGACCGCAGGAATCTCACCGAGCTCGAGAAGGCCGTCCTGGAGCTCGAGTTCCACGTGGCGGTCACGACGGCCATTCTCGGCACGCTAGACCTCGACGAGATCCTGGGCGTGATTCTCGCCAGCATCACCTCCGACGAGGGTCTTGGTTTCCGCCGAGCGTGCGTCTTTCTCGACGATGACGCTGGCCGGACGTTGCGTGCGCGGTTGGCGCTGACCTGCCCCGACCCGGCGGTAGCGAGCGAGACGCGGGTTGCCGCGCGCGCCGGCCCCCGGGGGGGCTACGCGAACCTTCTGGCTCGGCTCAAGACGCCGAGCCACAACCCGGCCTCCGAGGCACTCACCGCCCAGCTCGCGAACTTCGCCCTGCCGCTGCATCGTCTCGATGCACTGGCGGCATCGCCGCACGTCCTCATCCTGCACAGCGAAGCGCCGCTGGTCACGGTGATGGCGCGCTGCCTCGTGAACCGGGCGCCCTTCTGCTCCAACGCATTGACGTTGCGACACGAGGTCGGCGGCGCGGCGGGAGAGATCCTGGAGTTCCGGCGCGTGGCGATCGTGCCGCTGCTCGCAGTGGACCGCGTCATCGGCGCCATCGTGGCGGACAACGCGAGGTTCGGACCGCCCGTCGAATCCGACGACCTGCGCCGGCTCCATGCGATGGGGAACCTGGCCGCGCTGGCCATCGACCGCGGGAGACTCCACGCGCAGACGGTGGCGATGGCGGAGGTCGACGGCCTGACGGGCGTCTACAACCGCCGGCACTACCAGGAGGAGCTGCGACGGGCTCTACGCGCGTCTGGCGGAGGACGCCAGCCGATGTCGATCGTCGTGTTCGACCTCGATCACTTCAAGCGCTACAACGACGAGGCCGGGCATCTCGTCGGAGACGAGCTGCTCAAGGACGTGGCGCGCCTGCTCACCGAGGGAGTTCGACAGTCGGACGTCGTGGCTCGCTACGGCGGTGAGGAGTTCGTGGTTCTGCTCAAGGACACCTCGGGCGAGGCTGCCGTTCAGGTGGCCGAGAAGCTTCGCCAGCGGGTCAAGGCTGCCGCGCTGGCCGGGGGCCGGGTCTCGGGGCTCACGCTCAGCGCGGGTGTCGCGACGGCGCAGGCCGAGGACACGCCGGACGAGCTCTTCGACCGCGCCGACCGGGCGCTGTACCGCGCGAAGCAGGCCGGGCGTGACCAGACGCGGCGCGAGGTCCCTCCGGAAGCGCCGTCCCGCCGCGCCGGGACCTGA
- a CDS encoding cupin domain-containing protein — MVSIRVEKPTAERLKELAVETWSTWECGVETFDWQYPSDETAYVKAGRVTVRTEHGQEVTFGAGDLVFFPQGLRCTWTVHVPVRKVYVME; from the coding sequence ATGGTGTCGATTCGCGTGGAGAAACCCACCGCCGAGCGACTGAAGGAACTCGCGGTCGAGACCTGGAGCACTTGGGAGTGCGGGGTGGAGACCTTCGACTGGCAGTACCCCTCCGACGAGACGGCCTACGTCAAGGCGGGTCGCGTCACGGTCCGGACCGAGCACGGGCAGGAGGTGACCTTCGGGGCGGGAGACCTCGTCTTCTTCCCGCAGGGCCTGCGGTGCACCTGGACCGTTCACGTGCCCGTCCGCAAGGTCTACGTCATGGAGTGA
- a CDS encoding translation initiation factor IF-3 — protein MPTDTHRVNKAIMAREVRVIGEDGKQLGVMPTHIACRIAEEKGMDLVEVNPKGTPPVCKIIDHGRFKYEEARKKRASKKKQAVVVVKEVKLRPKTDKHDLDVKVRSIIRFLAEGNKAKLVVAFRGREIVHPETGRAVLLKVLTELGDYAVVEQMPLMDGRRMTMLVAPKPGANIPLPKKTEAERTKAPGASDEDEDRDEDDVDDDEDDDTTEGSEGEDAPAEKAAPDEAAPLTGEAGSEVNARP, from the coding sequence ATGCCGACCGACACCCACCGCGTCAACAAGGCCATCATGGCCCGGGAGGTGCGTGTCATCGGCGAGGATGGCAAGCAGCTCGGCGTCATGCCGACGCACATCGCTTGCCGCATCGCAGAAGAGAAAGGCATGGACCTGGTCGAGGTCAACCCGAAGGGTACGCCTCCGGTCTGCAAGATCATCGACCATGGCCGGTTCAAGTACGAGGAAGCCCGGAAGAAGCGCGCCAGCAAGAAGAAGCAGGCGGTGGTCGTGGTCAAGGAGGTGAAGCTGCGCCCCAAGACCGACAAACACGACCTCGACGTCAAGGTGCGCAGCATCATCCGGTTCCTGGCCGAGGGGAACAAGGCCAAGCTCGTCGTCGCGTTCCGCGGACGAGAGATCGTCCACCCCGAGACCGGCAGGGCCGTCCTGCTCAAGGTACTGACGGAGCTCGGAGACTACGCGGTCGTGGAGCAGATGCCGCTGATGGACGGGCGCCGCATGACGATGCTCGTGGCACCCAAGCCGGGCGCCAACATCCCGCTGCCGAAGAAGACGGAAGCGGAACGCACGAAGGCACCTGGCGCGAGCGATGAGGACGAGGATCGCGACGAGGACGACGTCGACGACGATGAGGACGACGACACGACCGAAGGCAGCGAGGGCGAGGACGCACCCGCCGAGAAGGCCGCACCAGACGAGGCCGCACCCCTGACGGGCGAAGCCGGAAGCGAAGTCAACGCCCGCCCGTAG
- a CDS encoding YqgE/AlgH family protein, with translation MSSSLETLAPGLLIAAPSLRDPNFDHAVVLMCFHNDQGAMGLVINRPAPVTLADIMGQMGIGFDGDMSQVAMVGGPVALDSGLVLYEMEPDASSREDELRVAERLRVCPNQDLLRAIGQGDGPSRFHIFLGHSGWAPGQLERELAQGAWLPGRLDLELIFRTPVDARWETALQAEGLHPSQFGAFRPQN, from the coding sequence ATGTCGTCCTCCCTGGAGACGCTGGCGCCGGGGTTGTTGATTGCAGCCCCGTCGCTCCGGGACCCCAACTTCGACCACGCCGTGGTCCTCATGTGCTTCCACAACGACCAGGGGGCCATGGGGCTCGTGATCAATCGCCCGGCGCCGGTCACGCTGGCGGACATCATGGGGCAGATGGGGATCGGCTTCGACGGGGACATGTCGCAAGTGGCGATGGTGGGGGGCCCCGTGGCGCTGGACAGCGGCCTCGTGCTCTACGAGATGGAGCCCGACGCGTCGTCACGGGAGGACGAACTCCGCGTCGCGGAGCGGCTGCGCGTCTGTCCCAATCAGGATCTGCTCCGCGCCATCGGCCAGGGTGACGGCCCGAGCCGTTTCCACATCTTCCTCGGGCACTCCGGCTGGGCGCCGGGGCAGCTCGAGAGAGAGCTCGCGCAGGGCGCGTGGCTGCCGGGCCGCCTCGACCTGGAGCTGATCTTTCGCACCCCGGTGGACGCGCGGTGGGAGACGGCGCTGCAGGCCGAAGGCCTTCATCCGTCGCAGTTCGGCGCCTTCCGCCCGCAGAACTGA
- a CDS encoding AMIN domain-containing protein, giving the protein MRAGWIGLAVCLYVLAPAAARAAGNELVSMRAEQGANGETVLRLHCGRTPSFSVFRLEDPPRLVVDLANVTPGSVARWSDVGSWAVGQVTVATVQRESWSGLRVSVQLRRRAVSRVKVEGGDVVVRVLSLVPPPATPAQPAAEQGAALERARSDAAKVRSQAGALVAEARSEVERARAEAERARAEARKAREETLRARSDGEAHRVRAERAQAERELALALASKAERAAREAERARSEADGARRLAAAKELELAKARVAGGAARQARAALAAEKERVARLSRDADRAVGEAKAAQQTAQRQAEQARREAEALRDTVSRARQEAAQAKLEAQRARLAEEASRKLAAQAQSEKDRALALATGARRATELAEAARQDSQTQAAKAAALARQAQADRRLAQRAQAERDRAEALARHAKESLARAERAGVEARRAAEAASASAQRAAADLSRRVETQKQAAERLAERALAAQKEAAQARGEAETSRAEAARVRVTVGALQRAAQDARAEAAHARLLAKQAAAERATALAMAAKAQSALSAAQRTRADGERALNRAGELLREGQALRARALETQAQAQRTAERARQAQRSKDREERSVAAALQAQAQRELGEARRLRAEAERAKGDATATKGRAEQMLADARAAAARAASLRAEVEGQERRQEQAERSVLAEQKRRAESLLSEARRVQLEAQRDKEAAVAQRQAAERAQRAATERLAEAQRLKVEAEKQRAAMKSAQTAATAEALRQDRVLAEQRRAVEEAKRQTAETRRLAAESQQQAAEVQRRALETQRRALMRAQEEAARRVAEASRLKADRDRLQKAVDETGRRWQAAEAQRRALEARGLAIEVARRAAEQRRSTEEQRRAAEVARRAAEDHRRAEGEQRRAAEVARRVAEERRMSQEQRRAAEVARRAAEDHRRAEGEQRRAAEDQRRVALAAQSEAARYREEAERLRRALAAAKLAPSAMGARGREQLTTAPRPAAPLPLARAPMAAAKVVSPPPRPLYASVGGLPAAPTGPAEPPSSRPTVSVSPHAERVIVPLGGARYQLSTSWDRTVIVLSGRDALRLPTTVMAVNGAVVSSVSAEPLHLGAVRIVVELSQPARPTVRLLRRGEHVDLELSYTP; this is encoded by the coding sequence ACCTGGCGAACGTGACGCCGGGGAGCGTGGCCCGCTGGAGCGACGTGGGGAGCTGGGCCGTGGGGCAGGTCACCGTGGCCACGGTGCAGCGGGAGAGCTGGTCGGGGCTGCGCGTGTCCGTGCAGCTCCGGCGACGGGCGGTGTCCCGCGTGAAGGTGGAGGGCGGAGACGTGGTCGTGCGCGTCCTCTCACTGGTCCCGCCGCCTGCGACTCCTGCGCAACCGGCCGCCGAGCAGGGGGCGGCCCTCGAGCGGGCGCGGAGCGATGCGGCGAAGGTGCGCTCGCAGGCGGGAGCGCTCGTCGCGGAGGCCCGAAGCGAGGTGGAGCGGGCGCGGGCGGAGGCGGAGCGAGCCCGCGCAGAAGCCAGAAAGGCGCGCGAAGAGACGCTACGAGCGCGGAGCGACGGCGAGGCGCACCGGGTGCGCGCCGAGCGGGCGCAGGCGGAGCGGGAGCTGGCGCTGGCGCTCGCCAGCAAGGCCGAGCGAGCCGCGCGGGAGGCCGAGCGGGCGCGAAGCGAGGCGGACGGGGCGCGCAGGCTTGCGGCGGCGAAGGAGCTGGAGCTGGCGAAGGCCCGCGTGGCGGGCGGAGCAGCGCGGCAGGCGCGAGCGGCGCTGGCGGCGGAGAAGGAGCGGGTCGCTCGGCTCTCCCGCGATGCCGATCGCGCGGTGGGCGAGGCCAAGGCCGCTCAACAGACGGCGCAGCGACAGGCCGAGCAGGCGCGGCGCGAGGCCGAGGCGCTTCGCGACACGGTGAGCCGTGCCCGTCAGGAGGCCGCGCAGGCCAAACTGGAGGCGCAGCGGGCGCGGTTGGCGGAAGAGGCGAGCCGGAAGCTTGCGGCCCAGGCGCAGTCCGAGAAGGACCGGGCTCTCGCCCTCGCGACGGGTGCGCGTCGCGCGACGGAGCTGGCCGAGGCGGCCCGGCAGGACTCCCAAACGCAGGCGGCGAAGGCGGCCGCGCTGGCTCGCCAGGCGCAGGCGGATCGTCGCCTGGCGCAGCGGGCGCAAGCGGAGCGTGACCGCGCGGAGGCGCTTGCCCGTCACGCGAAGGAGTCGCTCGCGCGGGCGGAGCGGGCGGGCGTCGAAGCACGCCGTGCGGCGGAGGCCGCATCGGCCAGCGCCCAGCGCGCCGCGGCGGACCTCTCGCGTCGTGTCGAGACGCAGAAACAGGCGGCGGAGCGGCTGGCGGAGCGGGCGCTCGCCGCGCAGAAGGAGGCAGCGCAGGCGCGTGGGGAGGCCGAGACGTCACGCGCGGAGGCGGCGCGCGTGCGGGTCACCGTCGGAGCGCTTCAGCGCGCGGCGCAGGACGCGCGGGCGGAGGCAGCTCACGCACGACTGCTGGCCAAGCAGGCCGCCGCCGAGCGTGCGACCGCGCTGGCCATGGCCGCGAAGGCGCAGAGCGCGCTCTCGGCTGCACAGCGAACCCGCGCCGACGGTGAGCGCGCGCTGAACCGAGCCGGGGAGCTGCTACGCGAGGGGCAGGCCCTCCGGGCGCGGGCGCTCGAGACGCAGGCGCAGGCCCAGCGGACCGCGGAGCGGGCGCGGCAGGCGCAGCGATCCAAGGACCGGGAGGAACGGTCGGTGGCGGCAGCGCTGCAGGCGCAGGCCCAGCGCGAACTCGGGGAGGCACGGCGCCTGCGTGCCGAGGCGGAGCGCGCGAAAGGGGACGCCACCGCGACGAAGGGCCGAGCCGAGCAGATGCTCGCCGACGCGCGCGCAGCGGCAGCTCGCGCGGCTAGCCTGCGCGCCGAGGTGGAGGGCCAGGAGCGGCGGCAAGAGCAGGCAGAGCGTTCTGTCCTGGCGGAGCAGAAGCGCCGCGCCGAGTCCCTCCTCTCCGAGGCCCGTCGGGTGCAGCTGGAGGCGCAAAGGGACAAGGAGGCGGCCGTGGCGCAGCGCCAGGCGGCCGAGCGCGCGCAGCGTGCGGCTACCGAGCGACTCGCCGAGGCTCAGCGTTTGAAGGTCGAGGCCGAGAAGCAGCGCGCGGCCATGAAGAGCGCCCAGACGGCGGCCACGGCGGAGGCGCTGCGGCAAGACCGGGTCCTCGCCGAGCAGCGTCGGGCCGTCGAGGAGGCGAAGCGACAGACTGCGGAGACGCGTCGGCTGGCAGCGGAGAGCCAGCAGCAGGCGGCGGAGGTGCAAAGGCGAGCTCTCGAGACGCAGCGGCGGGCCCTGATGCGAGCCCAGGAGGAGGCGGCGCGCAGGGTGGCCGAGGCGTCGCGTCTGAAGGCCGACCGCGACCGCCTGCAGAAGGCGGTGGATGAGACCGGGCGGCGATGGCAGGCGGCGGAGGCGCAGCGTCGCGCGCTGGAGGCGAGAGGGCTCGCGATCGAGGTCGCGCGGCGGGCGGCCGAGCAGCGCCGGTCGACCGAGGAGCAGCGGCGTGCCGCCGAGGTCGCGCGTCGCGCGGCCGAGGATCACCGGCGCGCAGAGGGCGAGCAGCGCCGTGCCGCTGAGGTCGCGCGGCGTGTCGCCGAGGAGCGCCGAATGAGCCAGGAGCAGCGTCGGGCGGCGGAGGTCGCGCGTCGCGCGGCCGAGGATCACCGGCGCGCGGAGGGTGAGCAGCGCCGGGCGGCCGAGGATCAGCGCCGCGTGGCGCTCGCAGCACAGAGCGAGGCGGCGCGCTATCGCGAGGAGGCCGAGAGGTTGCGGCGCGCGCTGGCGGCCGCGAAGCTCGCGCCGAGCGCGATGGGAGCCCGGGGCAGGGAGCAGCTTACCACCGCGCCGAGACCCGCTGCCCCGCTCCCCTTGGCCAGGGCCCCGATGGCTGCGGCCAAGGTCGTGTCGCCGCCACCCCGTCCGCTATACGCGTCGGTCGGCGGGCTCCCGGCGGCACCGACGGGGCCCGCCGAGCCGCCGAGCTCTCGCCCAACCGTCTCGGTCTCGCCGCACGCCGAACGCGTGATCGTGCCCCTCGGCGGCGCGCGCTACCAGCTCAGCACGAGCTGGGACCGCACGGTGATCGTGCTTTCGGGACGCGACGCCCTGCGGCTCCCGACGACGGTCATGGCCGTGAACGGGGCGGTGGTTTCCTCTGTCTCCGCGGAGCCCCTCCATCTGGGGGCGGTTCGCATCGTGGTCGAGCTCTCGCAGCCGGCCCGGCCCACCGTACGACTGCTCCGGCGAGGTGAACACGTGGACCTCGAGCTCTCGTACACTCCCTGA
- a CDS encoding acyltransferase family protein, giving the protein MRQLTSVPEVEAAIDAIPTGVTGYDPWGFSPEQSKVYYSLAYWIYRYFRPVVTGLENLPPGRVLVIGNHSGQLPFDGLVVSMACLLHAHPPRLLRPMAERWFPTLPYVNVAFSRAGVAVGDPINCRNLLEAENAMLVFPEGARGSGKTWDHRYRLVPFGRGFMRLALQTDTPIVPVAVVGAEESIVSLHNAKSVARLLGMPYFPVPALLPLLGPLAFLPLPTRFYVTFGEPMRFSGPFDDEDRLIDEKVQTVMNRIQQMLDRGLSDRPSVFG; this is encoded by the coding sequence ATTCGGCAACTGACGTCCGTGCCCGAGGTCGAGGCGGCGATAGACGCCATTCCCACGGGCGTGACGGGCTACGACCCCTGGGGCTTCAGCCCCGAGCAGAGCAAGGTCTATTACTCGCTCGCGTACTGGATCTATCGATACTTCCGCCCCGTGGTGACCGGCCTCGAGAACCTGCCGCCCGGGCGCGTTCTGGTGATAGGGAACCACTCCGGACAGTTGCCGTTCGACGGGCTGGTCGTTTCGATGGCCTGTCTGCTCCACGCGCACCCGCCGCGCCTGCTCCGACCGATGGCGGAACGCTGGTTCCCGACGCTGCCGTACGTCAACGTCGCTTTCAGTCGGGCCGGCGTCGCGGTGGGTGATCCGATTAATTGCCGGAACCTCCTCGAGGCCGAGAACGCGATGCTCGTCTTCCCCGAGGGGGCGCGGGGCTCGGGGAAGACCTGGGATCACCGCTACCGGCTGGTGCCGTTCGGCCGGGGTTTCATGCGGCTCGCATTGCAGACCGACACGCCCATCGTGCCGGTGGCGGTGGTCGGAGCCGAGGAATCGATCGTCAGCCTGCACAACGCGAAGAGCGTGGCGCGACTCCTCGGGATGCCCTATTTCCCCGTCCCCGCGCTGCTGCCCCTCCTGGGCCCGCTCGCGTTCTTGCCCCTGCCGACCCGGTTCTACGTGACCTTCGGGGAGCCGATGCGCTTTTCCGGTCCCTTCGACGACGAGGACCGGCTGATCGACGAGAAGGTGCAAACCGTGATGAATCGAATCCAGCAGATGCTCGACCGCGGGCTGAGCGACCGGCCCTCGGTGTTCGGCTGA